In Macrobrachium rosenbergii isolate ZJJX-2024 chromosome 49, ASM4041242v1, whole genome shotgun sequence, the following are encoded in one genomic region:
- the LOC136832085 gene encoding uncharacterized protein: MSRTKLHEAAFKGNVDEVRKLLDSGSDVNCKNKYKETPLHLASLKGRVPVIKLLLERGAEVNALNSNEETPLHRAIDSSCNESVEILLAHGADISLRDAKKHTPLHHATIKRKKTMMKILIKAGSDFYNLNKSGNTGAHHAAFNGHHDILEILFEAGFNVNYANSDNNTLLHLAAREGYVTAVDLLISEGANLNVYNRSGETPVLLAAAMGYSDIVVKLLELGASPYNPNTGYSVLHAAASSNRIHTLQAVMTKFPEWALINNSWRNLTAEDVASISGGSDSLWWLRKQSLYLERHESPLVSILNECRFQYERRGSAFVKRGGIVSAWEASRLRKSIEDGSAEMHYMDEKGNTILHIALEAGNEAVADMLIETGALVTAQNHKGQKPLDIAKNRQKYVGLRKPDLQDSRYDAFLHTLLLSVITQTVGLEVDNNSSKIHFENSQKPLDRSIQGIKLEIIKNFSTLMSSSVLYDPVGSCGRHILPLAITTNNRTLLPLLLVSGCPLTTSDSELGIVQVAWLTPDITTWVAMVVTRAVINQLQSDHDTLLNTSEVDSHVEKLLFVLIQAISVLINDLKGSKPWEAQFKCPEHVTLTQLYVTASLYGTTLTAWYIWRAGASNFHKTYPDSRCNALEAALSNKCYSTAFRLVVDMGANPFLKNKDRDVSINIFPEDMRLLEVMLGKEYRILEKKMEKSKHESEKQKLQQVIILLMVLFLQYNLKQRAEKWKLFLCFILDAHSRVKEEKPSHPSAFWMASLEKILLADGIEDVRLTSSAMYSDMMRNVLSCVDKLSRTLKKLDLTNEEDHFCSLLHILYGNFAGPQCSWNENKTSNNFTSQLRFLFQRGLKYACEDEMPLFLHLLISVAEVAVDLVLDELCKTVPLHHAAQNGITSAVVYLLEGGASPFVKDASGMLPVHYAFMFGHKATADRLINHLKTTDKTEMPYSDTYLEFHETYLKLYGMGPSGNVESRYCHVQCKEKLFTDRFRYVENIWKTNGIEKAVNDIHVDFENGEAQEIKNAVTTILSKLNERISLKDKRFEGEIQFVGSSEDNVRLYCPDEYDCNLILSNIQAKPER, encoded by the exons ATGA gtAGAACAAAACTTCATGAGGCAGCTTTTAAAGGTAATGTTGACGAAGTAAGAAAACTGCTGGACTCTGGTTCTGATGTcaattgcaaaaacaaatataaagaaacgCCACTTCACCTCGCATCCCTCAAAGGAAGGGTTCCTGTCATCAAACTGCTTttagagagaggagccgaagtcAATGCATTAAACAGCAACGAAGAAACTCCTTTGCACAGAGCAATTGATAGTTCCTGCAATGAAAGTGTCGAAATTCTCCTGGCTCATGGTGCAGATATCAGTCTCAGAGATGCGAAAAAACACACTCCACTTCATCATGCCACCATCAAGAGAAAAAAGACAATgatgaagattctgataaaaGCTGGTTCAGATTTCTACAACCTAAACAAGTCAGGAAACACTGGCGCCCACCACGCAGCTTTCAACGGCCACCATGACATCCTTGAAATTCTCTTCGAGGCAGGATTTAATGTCAACTACGCAAACAGTGATAATAACACACTGCTTCACCTTGCTGCGCGGGAGGGTTATGTGACAGCTGTGGATCTACTGATATCCGAAGGAGCGAACCTGAATGTTTACAACAGGTCTGGTGAAACTCCTGTTCTCCTAGCTGCTGCTATGGGGTATAGCGATATTGTTGTCAAGCTTCTAGAATTAGGGGCAAGCCCTTACAACCCCAACACGGGCTATTCCGTCCTACATGCAGCTGCGTCTAGCAACAGGATTCACACTCTTCAGGCTGTTATGACTAAGTTTCCAGAGTGGGCTTTAATCAATAATTCATGGCGGAACTTGACGGCTGAAGACGTAGCCAGTATTTCTGGTGGTAGTGACAGTCTTTGGTGGCTCAGGAAACAGTCACTGTATCTTGAGAGGCATGAATCGCCTCTAGTGTCTATTTTG AATGAATGCAGGTTTCAGTATGAACGCAGGGGCTCTGCCTTTGTCAAAAGAGGAGGAATCGTTTCTGCGTGGGAGGCCTCACGTCTCCGTAAAAGCATCGAGGATGGAAGTGCCGAGATGCACTACATGGATGAGAAAGGAAACACCATACTTCATATAGCGCTGGAAGCCGGAAATGAGGCTGTAGCTGATATGCTCATAGAAACTGGAGCCCTTGTGACGGCTCAAAACCACAAGGGCCAGAAACCACTGGATATTGCTAAGAACAGGCAAAAGTATGTGGGCCTTAGAAAACCCGACTTGCAG GATAGCAGATACGACGCATTCCTACACACACTACTTCTCAGTGTCATAACTCAAACTGTAGGACTTGAAGTTGATAACAAttcaagtaaaattcactttgaaAACAGCCAAAAACCCTTGGATAGAAGTATACAGGGAATAAAACTAGAAATCATCAAGAATTTCAGCACACTGATGTCCAGCTCAGTTTTGTATGACCCTGTTGGGAGTTGCGGAAGACATATCTTACCTTTAGCTATAACGACGAATAACAGGACGCTATTGCCACTGCTATTAGTTTCAGGGTGTCCTCTCACCACAAGTGACTCTGAACTGGGGATCGTGCAAGTAGCTTGGCTGACACCAGACATTACAACATGGGTAGCCATGGTAGTCACAAGG GCCGTCATCAATCAACTTCAGTCTGATCACGACACTTTGCTGAACACCTCAGAAGTAGACTCTCATGTCGAAAAGCTGCTTTTTGTCCTGATACAAGCCATTTCCGTCTTGATTAATGACTTAAAGGGGTCGAAACCCTGGGAAGCACAATTCAAATGCCCTGAACATGTGACACTAACACAACTTTATGTAACTGCCAGTCTTTATGGGACGACTTTAACAGCTTGGTACATCTGGAGGGCCGGTGCTAGCAACTTCCACAAGACCTATCCTGACAGTAGGTGCAATGCTCTTGAAGCAGCCTTGTCAAACAAATGTTATTCAACTGCTTTTCGATTGGTTGTGGATATGGGTGCTAATCCCTTTTTGAAGAACAAGGATAGAGATGTATCCATTAATATTTTCCCAGAAGATATGCGGTTATTGGAG GTCATGCTGGGAAAAGAGTACCGGATCCTagagaagaaaatggagaagagtAAACATGAAAGTGAGAAGCAGAAACTCCAACAAGTCATCATTTTGCTTATGGTTTTGTTTTTACAGTACAACCTGAAACAGAGAGCAGAAAAATGGAAGCTGTTCTTATGCTTCATTTTAGATGCACATTCCAGGGTGAAGGAAGAGAAACCATCGCATCCATCTGCTTTCTGGATGGCATCCCTTGAGAAAATCCTATTAGCGGATGGAATTGAGGACGTCAGATTGACATCATCAGCAATGTATTCAGATATGATGAGAAACGTTTTGTCCTGTGTTGACAAACTTTCCAGAACACTGAAGAAGTTAGACCTCACCAACGAAGAGGATCATTTCTGTTCTCTACTTCATATTCTGTACGGTAATTTTGCTGGTCCTCAGTGCTCGTGGAATGAAAACAAGACCAGTAACAATTTCACTTCTCAGTTGAGGTTTCTGTTCCAAAGGGGTTTGAAGTATGCATGTGAAGATGAAATGCCTTTATTTTTGCATCTGCTCATCTCTGTAGCAGAAGTGGCCGTTGACTTGGTACTCGATGAGCTTTGCAAAACCGTGCCTCTGCACCATGCAGCTCAAAATGGCATAACCTCTGCCGTAGTGTACCTTCTAGAGGGTGGAGCATCCCCATTTGTCAAAGATGCATCAGGTATGTTACCTGTTCATTATGCCTTTATGTTTGGGCATAAAGCCACTGCAGATAGGCTGATCAACCATTTGAAGACCACAGATAAAACTGAGATGCCTTACAGTGACACTTACTTGGAATTTCATGAAACTTATCTGAAACTGTATGGGATGGGCCCTAGTGGCAATGTAGAGTCTAGATATTGTCATGTTCAGTGTAAAGAAAAGCTGTTCACAGATCGCTTCAGGTATgttgaaaatatatggaaaacaaatgGTATAGAAAAAGCTGTTAATGATATTCATGTCGACTTCGAGAATGGAGAAGCTCAGGAAATCAAAAATGCTGTCACTACAATACtttcaaaactgaatgaaagaaTTTCTCTGAAAGACAAGAGATTTGAGGGCGAAATACAATTTGTTGGAAGTTCAGAAGATAATGTCAGATTATACTGTCCTGACGAATATGATTGCAATTTAATCTTGAGTAACATACAGGCCAAGCCTGAACGGTGA